A single Actinomadura algeriensis DNA region contains:
- a CDS encoding metal-dependent hydrolase: MSEIDERHPVITPRRVKFDWADTPLHWIPGEPVATHFINVLHLLLPAGERWFVHVYKQALPLVEDDERLYREVKGFMGQEAVHAYSHQGVLDRQMLAQGLDPRPLTRRIEWMFKRILGDRPPVPGMSRRRWLKLRIGIIAGIEHYTAVLGQWILDARALDDAGADPTMLDLLRWHGAEEVEHRSVAFDVYEHVSGAYAQRVRSFFIGLIAMPLAVYAGAAYLCHADPTLHGVRPRVRDYLRAVRRGLFPGNRFMIAAARTYLRRDYHPSAECSTRRAVEYLSTSPAALAAAPGRPGS, encoded by the coding sequence GTGAGCGAGATCGACGAGCGGCACCCCGTCATCACCCCGCGGCGGGTGAAGTTCGACTGGGCGGACACGCCGCTGCACTGGATCCCCGGCGAGCCGGTCGCCACGCACTTCATCAACGTGCTGCACCTGCTCCTGCCCGCCGGGGAACGCTGGTTCGTGCACGTCTACAAGCAGGCGCTGCCGCTCGTCGAGGACGACGAACGCCTCTACCGCGAGGTCAAGGGGTTCATGGGCCAGGAGGCCGTGCACGCCTACTCCCACCAGGGCGTCCTCGACCGGCAGATGCTCGCGCAGGGACTCGACCCGCGGCCGCTCACCCGCCGCATCGAGTGGATGTTCAAGCGCATCCTCGGCGACCGGCCCCCGGTCCCCGGCATGTCGCGGCGCCGCTGGCTGAAGCTGCGCATCGGGATCATCGCCGGGATCGAGCACTACACCGCCGTGCTCGGCCAGTGGATCCTGGACGCCCGCGCGCTCGACGACGCGGGCGCCGACCCCACGATGCTGGACCTGCTGCGCTGGCACGGCGCCGAGGAGGTCGAGCACCGCTCCGTCGCGTTCGACGTCTACGAGCACGTCTCCGGCGCGTACGCGCAGCGGGTGCGCTCCTTCTTCATCGGCCTCATCGCGATGCCGCTCGCGGTGTACGCCGGCGCCGCGTACCTGTGCCACGCCGACCCCACCCTGCACGGCGTCCGGCCGCGCGTCCGCGACTACCTGCGGGCGGTGCGCCGCGGCCTGTTCCCGGGCAACCGGTTCATGATCGCGGCGGCCCGCACCTACCTGCGGCGCGACTACCACCCGTCGGCCGAGTGCTCCACGCGGCGCGCGGTCGAATACCTGTCGACCTCGCCCGCCGCGCTCGCCGCCGCCCCCGGGCGTCCCGGTTCCTGA
- the valS gene encoding valine--tRNA ligase — MTERPRTPHVPAKPALDGLEDKWVRVWDEEGVHRFDRTRPRAEVYSIDTPPPTVSGSLHVGHVFSYTHTDAVARFQRMRGRAVFYPMGWDDNGLPTERRVQNHFGVRCDPSLPYDPAFEPPAKPDPKRQVPVSRRNFIELCERLTEVDEKAFEELWRRVGLSVDWNHLYTTIGETSRTASQRAFLRNLARGEAYVAEAPTLWDVTFRTAVAQAELEDREQPGAFHRLRFHAPGRPVYIETTRPELLPACVALVAHPDDERYAELFGTTVRTPLFDVEVPVLAHRLAEPDKGSGIAMICTFGDVADVTWWRELDLPTRAVIGWDGRLAAEPPRDVPSGPYAELAGKTVFSARERIVELLRESGDLDGEPRKVTRAVKFYEKGSKPLEIVTTRQWYIRNGGRDAGVRAEMLARGAELNWHPPHMRARYDNWVEGLNGDWLISRQRFFGVPIPVWYRLDESGEPVYGEPIVPSEGELPVDPSSDVPSGFTAEQRGEPGGFLGDPDVMDTWATSSLTPQIAGGWERDADLFGRVFPYDLRPQAHDIIRTWLFSTVVRSHLEHGSLPWTDTALSGWILDPDRKKMSKSKGNVVTPIGLLREYGSDAVRYWAASGRPGTDTAFDTGQIKVGRRLAIKILNASKFVLGLGADAGGPEDEGPAAVEEPLDRAMLATLAGVVRDATEAFEGYDYTRALERTERFFWEFCDDYLELVKSRAYGDGPEARSARAALRTALSVLLRLFAPVLPFVTEEVWSWWRQGSVHTATWPAPAELPLDGDPAVLAATGAALRQVRKAKSEARASMRADVSRAVVRGAEVLRIARPDLAAAGRIADLTLEDAPADLTVEVELAAPAS; from the coding sequence ATGACAGAGCGTCCGCGTACACCGCACGTCCCGGCCAAGCCCGCACTCGACGGACTGGAGGACAAGTGGGTACGCGTGTGGGACGAGGAGGGCGTCCACCGCTTCGACCGCACCAGGCCGCGCGCCGAGGTGTACTCGATCGACACGCCTCCGCCCACGGTCAGCGGCTCCCTCCACGTCGGCCACGTCTTCTCCTACACCCACACCGACGCCGTCGCCCGGTTCCAGCGCATGCGCGGTCGAGCGGTCTTCTACCCGATGGGGTGGGACGATAACGGGCTGCCCACCGAGCGGCGCGTGCAGAACCACTTCGGCGTCCGCTGCGACCCGTCGCTGCCGTACGACCCCGCCTTCGAGCCCCCGGCGAAGCCGGACCCGAAACGCCAGGTCCCGGTGTCGCGGCGGAACTTCATCGAGCTGTGCGAGCGGCTCACCGAGGTCGACGAGAAGGCGTTCGAGGAGCTGTGGCGCCGCGTCGGCCTGTCGGTCGACTGGAACCACCTGTACACGACGATCGGCGAGACGTCCCGGACGGCGTCGCAGCGCGCGTTCCTGCGCAACCTCGCGCGCGGCGAGGCGTACGTCGCCGAGGCCCCGACGCTGTGGGACGTCACGTTCCGCACGGCCGTCGCGCAGGCCGAACTCGAGGACCGCGAGCAGCCGGGCGCGTTCCACCGCCTCCGGTTCCACGCGCCCGGACGGCCCGTCTACATCGAGACGACGCGGCCCGAGCTGCTGCCCGCCTGCGTCGCGCTGGTCGCCCACCCCGACGACGAACGGTACGCGGAGCTGTTCGGCACGACCGTCCGCACGCCGCTGTTCGACGTCGAGGTGCCCGTCCTCGCGCACCGGCTCGCCGAACCCGACAAGGGCTCGGGCATCGCGATGATCTGCACGTTCGGCGACGTCGCCGACGTCACCTGGTGGCGCGAGCTCGACCTGCCGACCCGCGCGGTGATCGGCTGGGACGGCCGGCTCGCCGCCGAACCGCCCCGCGACGTCCCGTCCGGGCCGTACGCGGAGCTGGCGGGCAAGACGGTCTTCTCCGCGCGGGAGCGGATCGTGGAGCTGCTGCGCGAGTCCGGCGACCTGGACGGCGAGCCGCGCAAGGTCACCCGGGCGGTGAAGTTCTACGAGAAGGGCTCCAAGCCGCTCGAGATCGTCACCACCCGGCAGTGGTACATCCGCAACGGCGGGCGGGACGCGGGGGTCCGCGCCGAGATGCTCGCGCGCGGCGCCGAGCTGAACTGGCATCCTCCGCACATGAGGGCCCGCTACGACAACTGGGTCGAGGGCCTGAACGGCGACTGGCTGATCTCCCGGCAGCGGTTCTTCGGCGTGCCGATCCCCGTCTGGTACCGGCTGGACGAGTCGGGCGAACCGGTCTACGGGGAGCCGATCGTCCCGTCCGAGGGGGAACTGCCCGTCGATCCGTCGTCGGACGTCCCGTCCGGGTTCACCGCGGAGCAGCGGGGCGAACCGGGCGGTTTCCTCGGCGACCCGGACGTCATGGACACGTGGGCGACCTCGTCGCTGACCCCGCAGATCGCGGGCGGCTGGGAGCGCGACGCCGACCTGTTCGGCCGCGTCTTCCCCTACGACCTGCGGCCGCAGGCGCACGACATCATCCGCACCTGGCTGTTCTCCACGGTCGTCCGCTCGCACCTGGAGCACGGGTCGCTGCCGTGGACCGACACCGCGCTGTCCGGCTGGATCCTCGATCCGGACCGCAAGAAGATGTCGAAGTCGAAGGGCAACGTCGTCACGCCGATCGGCCTGCTGCGCGAGTACGGGTCGGACGCCGTCCGGTACTGGGCGGCGAGCGGGCGCCCGGGCACCGACACCGCGTTCGACACCGGGCAGATCAAGGTCGGGCGCCGCCTGGCGATCAAGATCCTGAACGCGTCGAAGTTCGTCCTCGGGCTCGGCGCGGACGCGGGTGGGCCGGAGGACGAGGGGCCGGCGGCGGTCGAGGAGCCGCTCGACCGGGCGATGCTGGCGACGCTGGCGGGCGTCGTCCGGGACGCGACCGAGGCGTTCGAGGGCTACGACTACACGCGCGCCCTGGAACGGACGGAACGGTTCTTCTGGGAGTTCTGCGACGACTACCTCGAACTGGTGAAGTCGCGGGCGTACGGGGACGGGCCGGAGGCGCGGTCGGCGCGCGCGGCGCTGCGGACGGCGCTGTCGGTGCTGCTGCGGCTGTTCGCGCCCGTCCTGCCGTTCGTCACCGAGGAGGTCTGGTCGTGGTGGCGGCAGGGGTCGGTGCACACGGCGACCTGGCCGGCGCCCGCGGAGCTGCCGCTGGACGGCGACCCGGCGGTGCTCGCCGCGACGGGCGCGGCGCTGCGGCAGGTCCGCAAGGCCAAGTCGGAGGCGCGGGCGTCGATGCGCGCGGACGTCTCGCGCGCGGTCGTCCGGGGCGCCGAGGTGCTGCGGATCGCCCGTCCGGACCTGGCCGCCGCCGGGCGGATCGCCGACCTCACGCTCGAGGACGCGCCCGCCGACCTCACCGTCGAGGTCGAACTGGCCGCCCCCGCGTCGTGA
- a CDS encoding DUF4235 domain-containing protein has protein sequence MADKGELGWRLTAGAAAFAGGFVAKKVITMAWKKSTGKEPPTNPESPDVALAEAIGWAVMMGVGMEVARLLATRAVAHQWAKGTGAPPSHFKVEG, from the coding sequence ATGGCGGACAAGGGCGAACTCGGCTGGCGGCTGACGGCCGGCGCCGCGGCCTTCGCGGGCGGTTTCGTCGCGAAGAAGGTCATCACGATGGCCTGGAAGAAGAGCACCGGCAAGGAGCCGCCGACCAACCCCGAGTCGCCCGACGTGGCGCTCGCCGAGGCGATCGGCTGGGCCGTCATGATGGGCGTCGGCATGGAGGTGGCGCGTCTGCTGGCCACCCGCGCCGTCGCGCACCAGTGGGCCAAGGGCACCGGTGCGCCCCCGTCGCACTTCAAGGTCGAGGGCTGA
- a CDS encoding DUF4193 domain-containing protein: MATDYDSPRKTDDDINEDSLQELQARRADKAASIIDEDLDAGEVADLPGADLSNEELTFRVVPRQADEFTCTRCFLVHHRSQLAKEKNGQPICRECA, translated from the coding sequence ATGGCGACCGACTACGACAGCCCGCGCAAGACAGACGACGACATCAATGAGGACAGCCTCCAGGAGCTCCAGGCCCGTCGCGCCGACAAGGCCGCGAGCATCATCGACGAGGACCTCGACGCCGGTGAGGTCGCCGACCTGCCGGGCGCGGACCTGTCGAACGAGGAGCTCACGTTCCGCGTCGTTCCGCGGCAGGCCGACGAGTTCACCTGCACCCGCTGCTTCCTGGTGCACCACCGCAGCCAGCTGGCCAAGGAGAAGAACGGCCAGCCCATCTGCCGCGAGTGCGCCTGA